A genomic segment from Streptomyces sp. NBC_00459 encodes:
- a CDS encoding MFS transporter has product MSEPSSRRRMLVLAICCMSLLIVSLDVTVLNVALPSMERDLGASVAGMQWALDAYTLVLASLLMLAGSTADRIGRRRVFLTGLVLFTLGSVLCSLAPSLDWLIVFRMIQAIGGSMLNPVAMSIITNTFTDPRERARAIGVWGGVVGISMAAGPIIGGLLVDSVGWRSIFWINLPVGLAALLLTLRYVPESRAPKARRPDPVGQVLVIALLGSLTYAIIEAPGSPVTHTLAFGAVALAALLGLLYYEPRRTEPLIDLRFFRSVPFSGATVIAVSAFAALSGFLFLSTLYLQNVRGLSALHAGLWMLPMALMCFVCAPISGRLVGSRGPRFSLLMAGVWMTASGVLFAAFDAETSNVTLVIGYFLFGLGFGFVNAPITNTAVSGMPRSQAGVAAAVASTSRQTGGTLGVAVIGAVLASGIGAGSYKEVFAAAARPGWWIIAGCGLAVLVLGAVTTGDWARRTAERAAGRLEDEDGGSAGGRGEGDASEDGTREDGGGKKGARGATGARTTR; this is encoded by the coding sequence ATGTCCGAGCCGAGTTCCCGCCGCCGCATGCTGGTGCTCGCGATCTGCTGCATGAGCCTGCTGATCGTGAGCCTCGACGTCACCGTGCTCAACGTCGCGCTCCCCTCCATGGAGAGGGACCTGGGCGCGAGCGTGGCCGGTATGCAGTGGGCGCTCGACGCGTACACGCTGGTGCTGGCCTCGCTGCTGATGCTGGCGGGCTCGACCGCCGACCGGATCGGCCGCCGCCGGGTCTTCCTGACCGGGCTGGTGCTGTTCACGCTCGGCTCGGTGCTCTGCTCGCTCGCCCCGAGCCTCGACTGGCTCATCGTGTTCCGCATGATCCAGGCGATCGGCGGCTCGATGCTCAACCCCGTCGCCATGTCGATCATCACCAACACCTTCACCGACCCGCGCGAGCGGGCCCGGGCGATCGGGGTGTGGGGCGGGGTGGTCGGCATCTCCATGGCCGCAGGCCCGATCATCGGCGGCCTCCTCGTGGACTCCGTCGGCTGGCGCTCGATCTTCTGGATAAACCTGCCGGTGGGCCTCGCCGCGCTTCTGCTGACCCTGCGGTACGTCCCCGAGTCCCGGGCGCCGAAGGCCCGCCGCCCGGACCCGGTCGGCCAGGTCCTGGTCATCGCGCTGCTCGGCTCACTGACGTACGCGATCATCGAGGCGCCCGGTTCACCGGTCACGCACACGCTCGCCTTCGGGGCGGTCGCCCTGGCCGCGCTGCTCGGGCTGCTGTACTACGAGCCCCGGCGCACCGAACCCCTCATCGACCTGCGGTTCTTCCGGTCGGTGCCGTTCAGCGGGGCGACCGTGATCGCGGTCAGCGCGTTCGCGGCGCTGAGCGGGTTCCTGTTCCTGTCGACGCTGTACCTGCAGAACGTGCGGGGGCTGTCCGCGCTGCACGCCGGTCTGTGGATGCTGCCGATGGCGCTGATGTGCTTCGTGTGCGCGCCGATCTCGGGGCGGCTGGTCGGCAGCCGGGGACCACGGTTCTCGCTGCTCATGGCCGGGGTCTGGATGACGGCGAGCGGGGTCCTGTTCGCCGCCTTCGACGCGGAGACGTCGAACGTGACACTGGTCATCGGGTACTTCCTGTTCGGCCTCGGCTTCGGCTTCGTCAACGCGCCCATCACCAACACGGCCGTCTCGGGCATGCCCCGTTCCCAGGCCGGGGTGGCCGCCGCGGTCGCCTCCACCAGCCGCCAGACCGGCGGCACGCTGGGGGTCGCGGTGATCGGCGCGGTGCTGGCCTCCGGGATCGGGGCGGGCTCGTACAAGGAGGTGTTCGCCGCCGCGGCGCGGCCCGGCTGGTGGATCATCGCGGGCTGCGGTCTGGCCGTACTGGTCCTGGGCGCCGTCACCACCGGCGACTGGGCCCGGCGGACGGCGGAGCGGGCGGCAGGACGTCTGGAGGACGAGGACGGCGGAAGCGCGGGCGGCAGGGGCGAGGGCGACGCGAGCGAGGACGGCACGCGTGAGGACGGGGGCGGGAAGAAGGGCGCGCGAGGTGCGACGGGGGCGCGCACCACGAGGTGA
- a CDS encoding LuxR C-terminal-related transcriptional regulator, whose protein sequence is MPATSFVGRRAELAQARRLLAATRLLTLTGPGGVGKTRLAARVAEGAVRGFPDGVRLVPLAAVRDGALVPHAVADALGIRDETGRAPLDTVVGHLRDRRLLLVLDNCEHLTDACASLVAAVLGATGSVRVLATSRHRLGLTEERLLPVPPLATPAPGDVLPGREFPALRLFADRAAAVAPGFRITDHNRAAVARLCNRLDGLPLAIELAAVRMHALGVEQLDERLGEHLGAHYRLLTCGSPAAPPRHQTLRSAVDWSHDLCTPAERLAWAHLSVFTGGFDLAGAEAVCGDSVGGRPGRAHEGGADGEPDPAGTSRSAGGTGTGTAQPDTTRSYGEPDPTSSTPADDRTGKARTDTARTETTRRPYDDPTPAATTRASEAPARPGGPADPGGRAEAVGADSSTGQTRRNHTGDEPGCAETTHTDHGTGTARPSYGSPAATTRANGPPTRAKGLTTTGARAEAAGAASGVTRAAVLDAVIGLVEKSVLVREVGGIGGASGTRYRMLALLREYGLEKLEALGAAGDTRRRLCAHFVRVAEEHERSWFGPDQPGTLAGLRAEHDNLRAALDFCLTTPGESPRGLRLVGSLWFYWIARGAWAELRHWWQRLLLRGGRRPPPELTRAHWAAALIPLVRSRTNAVLRAGVPHPPTSAPHELPDVRPLADALGHRTGRVGDDERRLLAFHLLSRVEMAATFTFHGRPEHAVPLCVDALAVCEAYGEQWVRSYVLGALATAHWALGEHEAAAESVRRCLRLPYVTGEPHAVGGALEILAVVTAARGDTERAAVLRGAAHRIRCDLGHVPRTGRRQACGTPGDGPYGEAHRRGYELSVREALAYALGEPRTAAARAAVPSVPDTGLTRRELEVAALIASGMTNRQIADRLVISRRTAEGHVERILAKLGFAARSQVAAWFSGLSR, encoded by the coding sequence GTGCCGGCAACCAGTTTCGTGGGCCGGCGCGCTGAACTCGCGCAGGCCAGAAGGCTGTTGGCCGCCACCCGGCTGCTGACTCTCACCGGTCCCGGAGGGGTCGGCAAGACCCGGCTCGCGGCGCGGGTGGCGGAGGGGGCCGTACGGGGTTTCCCGGACGGGGTCCGGCTGGTCCCGCTGGCCGCCGTGCGGGACGGCGCGCTGGTGCCGCACGCGGTGGCGGACGCGCTCGGCATCCGGGACGAGACGGGCCGGGCGCCGCTGGACACAGTCGTCGGGCATCTGCGCGACAGACGCCTGCTGCTGGTCCTGGACAACTGCGAGCATCTGACGGACGCCTGCGCCTCGCTGGTGGCCGCCGTGCTCGGGGCGACCGGGAGCGTCCGTGTACTGGCCACCAGCCGCCATCGACTCGGCCTCACCGAGGAGCGGCTGCTCCCGGTGCCCCCGCTGGCGACTCCGGCCCCCGGGGACGTCCTGCCCGGCAGGGAGTTCCCCGCGCTGCGTCTGTTCGCCGACCGGGCGGCGGCCGTGGCACCGGGTTTCAGGATCACCGATCACAACCGGGCAGCCGTCGCCCGCCTCTGCAACCGTCTGGACGGCCTCCCGCTGGCCATCGAACTGGCGGCCGTACGGATGCACGCCCTGGGTGTGGAGCAGCTCGACGAACGCCTCGGCGAACACCTGGGCGCCCACTACCGGCTCCTCACCTGCGGCAGCCCCGCCGCTCCACCTCGCCACCAGACCCTCCGCTCGGCCGTGGACTGGAGCCACGACCTGTGCACCCCGGCGGAGCGACTCGCCTGGGCCCACCTGTCGGTGTTCACCGGCGGCTTCGACCTGGCGGGGGCGGAGGCGGTGTGCGGTGACTCCGTCGGAGGGAGGCCGGGCAGGGCGCACGAGGGCGGCGCCGACGGTGAGCCCGACCCGGCGGGAACGAGTCGCTCCGCTGGTGGGACGGGTACGGGGACGGCCCAGCCGGACACGACCCGCTCGTACGGCGAGCCCGACCCCACGTCGTCGACCCCGGCCGACGACAGGACCGGCAAGGCCCGGACGGACACGGCCCGGACGGAGACGACCCGCCGCCCCTACGACGACCCCACCCCGGCGGCGACAACTCGCGCGAGCGAGGCACCGGCCCGGCCCGGAGGCCCTGCCGACCCCGGAGGCCGAGCCGAAGCCGTCGGTGCCGACAGCAGCACCGGACAGACCAGGAGGAACCACACCGGAGACGAGCCCGGCTGCGCGGAAACAACCCACACCGACCACGGGACCGGCACGGCCCGCCCCTCCTACGGTTCTCCGGCGGCGACGACCCGCGCGAACGGACCGCCGACCCGGGCCAAAGGCCTGACCACCACCGGAGCCCGAGCGGAAGCGGCCGGTGCGGCCTCCGGTGTCACGCGGGCCGCCGTGCTGGATGCCGTGATCGGGCTGGTGGAGAAGTCTGTGCTGGTCAGGGAGGTGGGCGGGATCGGAGGGGCGAGCGGTACCCGGTATCGGATGCTCGCTCTTCTCCGGGAGTACGGGCTGGAGAAACTGGAGGCGCTCGGGGCGGCCGGGGACACCCGGCGGCGGTTGTGCGCGCACTTCGTGCGGGTCGCGGAGGAGCATGAGCGGAGTTGGTTCGGGCCGGACCAGCCGGGCACGCTGGCCGGGTTGCGCGCCGAGCACGACAATCTGCGCGCGGCGCTCGACTTCTGTCTGACCACCCCCGGCGAGTCCCCACGCGGGCTGCGCCTGGTCGGCAGCCTGTGGTTCTACTGGATCGCGCGTGGCGCCTGGGCGGAGCTGCGGCACTGGTGGCAGCGGCTCCTCCTGCGCGGGGGCCGGCGCCCGCCGCCCGAACTGACCCGGGCCCACTGGGCCGCCGCCCTGATCCCGCTGGTCCGCAGCCGTACGAACGCCGTACTCCGGGCCGGCGTCCCGCACCCCCCGACGTCGGCCCCGCACGAGCTGCCGGACGTCAGACCACTGGCCGACGCCCTGGGGCACCGGACAGGGCGTGTCGGGGACGACGAGCGCCGACTGCTCGCCTTCCATCTCCTCAGCCGTGTCGAGATGGCGGCCACGTTCACCTTCCACGGCCGCCCCGAGCACGCCGTGCCGCTGTGCGTGGACGCCCTCGCCGTGTGCGAGGCGTACGGCGAGCAGTGGGTCCGCTCGTACGTCCTGGGCGCACTCGCCACCGCCCACTGGGCCCTGGGCGAGCACGAGGCCGCCGCCGAGAGTGTCCGGCGCTGTCTGCGGCTGCCGTACGTCACCGGTGAGCCGCACGCCGTCGGCGGCGCCCTGGAGATACTGGCCGTCGTCACCGCCGCCAGGGGCGACACCGAGCGGGCGGCCGTGCTGCGGGGCGCGGCGCACCGCATCCGGTGCGACCTCGGCCACGTCCCGCGGACAGGGCGCAGGCAGGCCTGCGGGACACCCGGCGACGGCCCGTACGGCGAGGCCCATCGGCGGGGTTACGAGCTGTCGGTACGCGAAGCCCTCGCGTACGCACTGGGCGAGCCGCGCACCGCAGCCGCACGGGCCGCCGTACCGTCGGTGCCCGACACCGGGCTCACCCGCCGCGAGCTGGAGGTGGCCGCGCTGATCGCGTCGGGCATGACGAACCGGCAGATCGCGGATCGGCTGGTGATCTCCCGGCGTACGGCCGAGGGGCATGTCGAACGCATCCTCGCCAAGCTGGGTTTCGCGGCCCGGAGCCAGGTGGCGGCCTGGTTCAGCGGCCTGTCCCGCTGA
- a CDS encoding MEDS domain-containing protein: protein MQALRPGDHACLDVPDAQAHWQVLTAYTRTGLTRGEKVLVVLDPADVGDDDALARLDAGTGQAEAACRSGQLEILRNTAVYLPDGSFSRERQFRLYSDELERVWAEGWPGLRVGADMAWGQRAGVGDDQLLDYEACMEPLFVDPRLTAMCWYSRHQYTDHLVAAMRTVHPLQVMAHLDALEVIPADGAAPLRYVLDLTDLFYMEAHTAWQLIGFARDLPDGDTLDVRCGPILEAVLRGLGADDVRQLRLRTETEAAADGEPEPESGAEQEPGAEQGPGTEQGPGADPESGTVSGTGR, encoded by the coding sequence GTGCAGGCGCTGCGCCCCGGAGATCACGCCTGTCTGGACGTGCCCGACGCCCAGGCCCACTGGCAGGTGCTGACCGCCTACACCCGCACCGGACTGACCCGTGGCGAGAAGGTGCTGGTCGTCCTCGACCCGGCCGACGTGGGCGACGACGACGCCCTCGCCCGCCTCGACGCGGGCACCGGACAGGCCGAAGCCGCCTGTCGGAGCGGTCAGTTGGAGATCCTGCGCAACACCGCCGTGTACCTCCCCGACGGCAGCTTCTCCAGGGAGCGCCAATTCCGGCTCTACTCCGATGAGTTGGAGCGGGTGTGGGCGGAGGGGTGGCCAGGGCTGCGGGTCGGGGCCGACATGGCCTGGGGGCAGCGGGCCGGCGTCGGCGACGACCAACTGCTGGACTACGAGGCCTGTATGGAACCGCTGTTCGTGGATCCGCGCCTCACCGCGATGTGCTGGTACAGCCGCCACCAGTACACCGACCACCTGGTGGCCGCGATGCGGACGGTCCATCCGCTCCAGGTGATGGCCCACCTCGACGCCCTCGAAGTGATCCCCGCCGACGGCGCCGCCCCGCTCCGGTACGTCCTCGACCTGACCGACCTGTTCTACATGGAGGCGCACACCGCCTGGCAGCTCATCGGCTTCGCCCGGGACCTGCCCGACGGCGACACACTCGACGTCCGCTGCGGCCCCATCCTCGAAGCGGTCCTCCGAGGCCTCGGCGCTGACGACGTAAGGCAGTTGAGGCTCCGCACGGAAACAGAAGCAGCGGCAGACGGCGAGCCGGAGCCGGAGTCGGGAGCGGAGCAGGAACCGGGAGCGGAGCAGGGACCGGGAACGGAGCAGGGACCGGGAGCGGACCCGGAGTCGGGAACGGTCAGCGGGACAGGCCGCTGA
- a CDS encoding helix-turn-helix transcriptional regulator: MATAQETTAQREQRRPGGRGSEIRRHELAVFLRSRRERITPEQVGLPRGRRRRTPGLRREEVAQLSAVGVTWYTWLEQARAIQVSEQVLDALARTLLLDASERAHLFQLAGAVDPTPAASCPTITPALRELLRALDPVPACIQNNRYDIQAYNRTYSRLMGNLDAVPPEDRNLMLLVYTNEEWRSSVVLLEETMRVMAAKLRVQQAAHLGDPAWKLMLKRLRTQSPEFCAIWERYEVVSARGKTKQFRNPYVGLLTLDHTDLWLAPELGTRLVTLVPTDEETRERLEKLYAMALGGEWGAGE; the protein is encoded by the coding sequence ATCGCCACCGCCCAGGAAACCACGGCTCAGCGGGAGCAGCGGCGACCCGGTGGGCGCGGTTCGGAGATCCGGCGCCATGAGCTCGCCGTCTTCCTGCGCAGCCGCCGCGAGCGCATCACCCCCGAGCAGGTCGGCCTCCCGCGCGGCCGACGCCGCCGTACGCCGGGTCTGCGCCGTGAGGAGGTCGCGCAGCTCTCCGCCGTGGGCGTCACCTGGTACACCTGGCTCGAACAGGCGCGCGCGATCCAGGTCTCCGAACAGGTGCTCGACGCCCTTGCCCGTACCCTCCTTCTCGACGCGAGCGAACGCGCCCACCTCTTCCAGCTGGCCGGAGCCGTCGACCCCACCCCCGCCGCGAGCTGCCCGACGATCACTCCCGCCCTGCGTGAACTCCTGCGCGCCCTCGACCCCGTCCCGGCGTGCATCCAGAACAACCGGTACGACATCCAGGCGTACAACCGCACGTACAGCCGTCTCATGGGCAACCTGGATGCCGTGCCGCCCGAGGATCGCAACCTCATGCTGCTCGTGTACACGAACGAGGAGTGGCGGTCGTCGGTCGTCCTGCTCGAAGAGACGATGCGCGTGATGGCGGCCAAGCTCCGGGTCCAGCAGGCCGCCCATCTCGGCGACCCCGCCTGGAAGTTGATGCTGAAGCGGCTGCGCACACAGTCTCCGGAGTTCTGTGCGATCTGGGAGCGGTACGAGGTGGTCAGCGCCCGCGGCAAGACCAAGCAGTTCCGCAACCCGTACGTCGGCCTGCTCACCCTCGATCACACCGACCTCTGGCTCGCCCCGGAACTGGGCACCCGCCTGGTGACGCTGGTCCCGACGGACGAGGAGACGCGCGAGCGCCTGGAGAAGCTGTACGCGATGGCCTTGGGCGGGGAGTGGGGGGCGGGGGAGTAG
- a CDS encoding MFS transporter codes for MTDTSTSPTVSVRSPAGPPVLGGLGLFTVLLGAALPLIDFFIVNVALPTIGRDLSASEAVLELVVAGYGVSYAVLLVLGGRLGDLFGRRRLFLGGMAAFAVTSLACGLAPTAWTLVAARIAQGAASAAMLPQVLATIQSATAGPRRARAMGLYGATAGLSMVAGQILGGVLVAADIAGTGWRSVFLVNVPVVLLGLILAARTVPETRSQHPEPVDVPGTLLLALSLITLLAPLTEGRAAGWPLWTWLSLAAFPFAAAAFYAIERGADRRGRTPLVPPTLFALTSLRRGLLMIVPFSIGFSGFMFVIAVALQRGAGLGPVQAGLALAPMAVTFFAVSLAGPRLVTRYGTRVVTVGGLVQGVGVALIVVAVWRSWPDVGLVELLPGAAVAGAGQALQLPVLFRIVLSEIEPARAGVGSGVMVTTQQSALALGVATLGTLFLSLAPGMGMRDALVTTLVVQLGGIALTTLLSLRLPRKIG; via the coding sequence GTGACCGACACAAGCACCTCACCCACCGTCTCCGTCCGTTCTCCGGCCGGGCCACCCGTACTCGGCGGGCTCGGACTGTTCACCGTGCTCCTCGGCGCGGCGCTCCCTCTCATCGACTTCTTCATCGTCAACGTCGCCCTGCCCACCATCGGCCGGGATCTCTCGGCGAGCGAGGCCGTCCTCGAACTGGTGGTCGCCGGATACGGCGTCTCGTACGCCGTCCTGCTCGTCCTCGGCGGGCGGCTCGGCGATCTCTTCGGCCGGCGCCGGCTGTTCCTGGGCGGGATGGCGGCGTTCGCCGTCACCTCGCTGGCCTGCGGTCTGGCGCCGACCGCATGGACCCTGGTGGCGGCCCGGATCGCACAGGGCGCGGCATCGGCGGCGATGCTGCCGCAGGTGCTCGCGACGATCCAGTCGGCGACGGCGGGCCCGCGCCGCGCGAGGGCCATGGGCCTGTACGGCGCGACGGCGGGCCTGTCGATGGTGGCGGGCCAGATCCTCGGCGGCGTGCTCGTGGCCGCCGACATCGCGGGAACGGGCTGGCGCTCGGTGTTCCTGGTGAACGTGCCGGTGGTGCTCCTCGGTCTGATCCTGGCCGCCCGGACGGTCCCGGAGACCCGCTCGCAGCACCCGGAGCCGGTGGACGTGCCAGGGACGCTCCTCCTGGCGTTGTCCCTGATCACACTGCTCGCCCCGCTGACCGAGGGCCGGGCGGCGGGCTGGCCGCTGTGGACCTGGCTGTCGCTGGCCGCGTTCCCGTTCGCGGCGGCGGCGTTCTACGCGATCGAGCGCGGCGCCGACCGCAGGGGACGTACTCCCCTAGTGCCACCGACCTTGTTCGCGCTGACGTCGCTGCGCCGGGGCCTGCTGATGATCGTGCCGTTCTCCATCGGCTTCAGCGGCTTCATGTTCGTGATCGCGGTGGCCCTGCAAAGGGGCGCGGGCCTGGGCCCGGTGCAGGCGGGGCTGGCGCTGGCTCCCATGGCGGTGACGTTCTTCGCCGTCTCCCTCGCCGGACCTCGTCTGGTCACCCGGTACGGCACCCGGGTCGTCACCGTCGGCGGCCTGGTCCAGGGGGTGGGCGTGGCTCTCATCGTCGTCGCCGTGTGGCGTTCCTGGCCGGACGTGGGTCTGGTGGAGCTGCTGCCGGGAGCGGCGGTCGCGGGTGCGGGACAGGCGCTCCAACTCCCCGTTCTCTTCCGGATCGTCCTCTCCGAGATCGAGCCGGCCCGGGCGGGCGTCGGCAGCGGGGTCATGGTCACCACGCAGCAGTCCGCGCTGGCGCTGGGCGTGGCGACCCTGGGCACGCTGTTCCTCTCCCTGGCACCGGGGATGGGTATGCGGGACGCGTTGGTGACGACGCTGGTGGTGCAGCTGGGGGGCATCGCGCTGACGACGCTTCTCAGCCTGCGGCTGCCGCGGAAGATCGGGTGA